The window GCGCGCGTGGGCGCGCGCACTCCTCAGAGTAAGGTGTGCCTGCAGCACAGGTCAGGCCCGCCCCCGTCACCCCGTCCATGTCTCCTCTACCCCGCCCCGTCTCCCCCCTGAGGAGTCCGCGCCCCCAGGCGCGGTAGGCCCTGGGGCACAAGGCGCGCGCACTTGTCGGAGGTCGCTGAACGCCGGACCGAGGATGAGGCGACGCCGGTACGTGCGCTTCGCTCGGAGCGGGTGCGCGAACGCGCCAACCCCAGCCGATCCCGAACTCACGCTCCGTTCAGCCCACCCCACTGGCCGATGGGGGCCCAGCTACCTATACTCCGGCCAGCCGCTCGGCGGAACCCGGGCTGTCCCAGACAGGGGAGGTTGTTCGGATGATGCGCTCGCTATACCTCTCACGCGACGGGGTGACCCTGAGAGAGCTCAGTATCGAGCAGATCGAGGCCGCCCTTAGAGACGACGGAGGTACCCTCTGGGTGGACTGCGAGAATGAGCCGCCGGAGGATTGCCAGCTCCTGCTGGAGAAGGTGTTCGGATTTCATCCCCTGGCCGTGGACGACGCCCTGCGTGAAAGCCACGTCCCCAAGATCGATGACTGGTACCGCTACCTCTACATCGTCCTCCACGCGGTAGCGTTCGACCGCGTCGGAGGAGAACACCTGGACACGCTCGAGTTGGACCTGTTTCTGGGCCCAGGCTACCTCGTCACCCACCACGACGAGCCCATCTCCGCGGTGGAGCACGTGTGGGCGGCGCTGGAGCGCGACCCCCAGCGGCTACGGTCGGGCGTGCTCTACCTCACCTACCGTCTGGTGGACGACCTGGTGGCCAGCTACATGCCGGCGGTGGAAGCCATCGAGGACGTTATCGAGGCCCTAGAAGATGAGATGTTCAGCAATCCGGAGCCTCACATGCTGGAGAGGATATTCGTCCTCAAGCGTTCCCTCCTGCGGCTGCGCCGGGTGCTGGCCCCCCAGCGCGAGGTGCTCAACCACATGGCCCGCGACGACTACGCCGTCATAGACTCCAATAGCCGCGTCTTCTTCCGCGACATCTACGACCATCTGGTACGGCTCTACGACATCGGCGAGAACCTGCGCGACCTGGTGAACGGGGCCATCGAGATCTACCTCTCGGCCGTCAACAATCGCATGAACGAGACCATGAAGACCCTCACCATCATCACTACCCTGTTCATGCCCATTTCGTTCCTCACCGGCTTCTTCGGCATGAACTTCTTCCAGCCGGTCCTCGATCTGGACGTGTGGACCGGAAGGGTGGCCTTTGGCCTGGCTCTGGCCGCCATAGCTTTCACGCCCGTGGGCATGTACCTTTGGATGCGCCGCCGGGCCTGGATGTAGGGGCAGGCCACCGTGCCTGTCCCGGGCGGACGCGGTGGTCCGCCCCTACCGCCACAACCGGGCAATCAGCCTGATCGCCGCCTGGCTCAGGATGGCGCCCGCTTCCTCTCCCACCTGCGTCCACGGGCCGGGGGAGGCCTCGTAACCGCCTTCCTCGAAGCCGCCCGGGTCGAGCAGGTACCCTACCCAACCGTTGGTTAGCTCGGCCACGAAGGTGTGCGGCGCCGCCGACTCCCGCTTGATCTTCAGCCCCCACTGGGTGAACATCTCCCCTGGGTTAGAGGCGATGGCCAGGTCTCCCAGGCGCAGCACCTGCACCTCCGCCTCCTGGGGTCCATCATAGTAGTCGCATACGTCCAGTGCCTCTCGCGCCCGGCGCGCCTCCTGGGCCGCTTCCCGGCGTTCGCGGTCGCTGGCGGCGGCCCGTTCCCGCGCCTGAGCCTCTCTCAGCTTGCCTTCCCACTCGGCCCGGTCCACCGGAGGCCGAGGCGGGAGGGACACCCTCTCCGAGGCCCAGGCGATCGTGCCCGTGCGGGAAGCACTGCCGTCGTCGCCCAGGAGCCGAGCCGCCACCTTGAGGGCCTCACCAGCCACCATGGTCCCATACAGGATCACGTCGCGGTAGTCACGGCTGTCTCCTCGAAGCGGATTGAGATTGCCGGCGGCGCCCTGGACGAAGCCACAAGTCTTGCACCCGGGGAGGCTGCGCTGGACCAGCCCGGTGGCCACCCCCGGGTAGTCGGCCGAGATCAGTGGCTGCACCTGCATGGTGACCGGATGACACTGGAAGTTGAGCAGCACCTGCCGCGCCTGCCCCTCCTCGTCCTGGCACACCAGCACCTGCAGTTCCGGGTCGAGCTTGCCCCGGGCGACCTGCTCCTCCAGCGTCAGCCCCCGAGCCGAAGGTCGGCGGTTCCTGGCCACTCCCAGCACCTGCCCCCGGCCCACCTTGAGCCGACAGGGACGCAAGTCCCCGCAGGCCATCTCCACCGCCGACGCCAGTTGATCCAGGAGCACCTCGAGCCAGGGCCCGGCGGCGGGCGCGTCTAGCAGCCGAGTGATCCCCAGCGTCTCGGGAGTGGAGTGAGCGTGAGTGGTGGAGAGCATCAACGCCCCCGGCACCAGCCCGCAGCGGTCCGACACCCGCGCCCGCAACTCGTCCGTGAAGTGCCGGCCTGGGCCCAGGATGTGATTGCCGAACCCGAGGGAGTCGGCACAGAGCAGAGCGATGCGCTCCCCGCCCTCCTGGAACACGAACGCCCGGGCCAGTAGAGGATCGTTCACCCCGGTGAACCGCCCCTGGCGGGGCAGGAACCCCAGGTGGGGGATGGACAGCGGCGGCGTTATGTCCACCGCAGCGCTGCCCACCTGCACCGCTAGAGCAGTCACTGACGCCTCCGGGCCAAGCCCTCTGCCACCTTGCGGATGGCCCCGGCCATGTCCTCGATGTCGGCGCGGGTGTAGTTCTCGTTCAGGCTCAAGGTGACCATATGCTGGAGCTCCTCCTCTGCTCGAGGGGTCATGCCAGCGGTGTACTGGATCTGCCGGCCCCCGTGGCAACCATCGAAGGGATGCCCGGAGGCACCGAAGGTCTTCTTGCCGGCCAGGGCCTCCATACACAGGAAGATGGGTTGGCCGATGTAGCCCGCCCCCGCAGGAACTCCTTCGGCCGACAGGGCGCGGGCGAATTCCTCCGCCGTGCCCTCCTTCACCCGTAGGGGGTAGAGCCAGTAGGAGTGCTTCCCTCCCGGGGTGACCGGGGCCGGATCCAGGCCGGGCAGATCGCCGATGAGGGAGGTGAGGTAGTCGCCCAACTGGTTGCGCCGCTCCACCACGGCCCTCACCTTGGGCAGTTGCGCCAGCCCCACCGCTCCTTGCAGCTCGGTCATGCGATAGTTGGGCGCCAGGAAGAGGTAGGTCCGCGGCCCCCAGCCGGGACGGCGGGCCCAGCCCTTGTCTCGGAAGCCGGCCATTCGGCCGGCCAGGTCGTCCCGATTGGTTATCGTGACGCCGCCGTCGCCGGTGGTCATGTGCTTGGACTGCTGCAGGCTGAAGGCGGCGATGTCTCCGAAGGTACCCAGGAGCCGGCCCTTGTACTCGGTGAGGTGCGCCTGGCTGCAATCCTCGATGAGGAAGATCCCGTGCCGGCGGGCGATGTCGGTCATGGCATCCATGTCGCAGGGGTTGCCGAAGAGGTGAACGGCCATGATGGCCTTGGTCCGGGGGGTGATCTTGCGCTCCACGTCCTCCGGGTCCATGCAGTAGTCGGAGTTGATGTCGGCGAAGATGGGGATGGCGTTCTGGTAGACGATGGGGACGATGCTGCCGGCGTCGGTGATGGGCCCGGTGATGATCTCGTCTCCCGGTTCCGGATCTATAGTGCCCACGGCCACGTGGATGGCGGCCGTGCCCGAGGAGGAGGCGGTGGCGTGCCGCACGCCGTAGAGCCCGGCAAACTCCTTCTCGAACTCGTTGACCATGGTGCCCCCGGACCAGAACAGGTTCTGAGAGCGAATGGCCCGGGTGACCAGCTCCACCTCCTCGTCTCCGAACGGGGTGCGGCGGGGGAACTCCGCCGTGCGATAGGGCGAGCCGCCGTCAACCGCCAGCCTGTCCATTGCAGTCCTCCGGTAGGGGATAGGTTACAGGTTACAGGGGACAGGTTACAGGGATTGGGCGAAAGGGGAAAGGGCCGACTGCCGGGCGCTCGGGGGCATATGTTGCTGCAGCTCGTAACCCGAGACGTAGCGCAACCGGTGCCTGGCCGTAGACGATTCGTATCTTGACTGGAAACGCCGGCAGAGTAGACTGGATGGCCCACGGTTAACAACTAGTTAACGGCCAACTGAAGAGATCCCTCCCTGTTGCCGATACACACTTCGAGGGGGGTACCGTGACCGGAAGTGAGAATCGGACGAGGGGCCTTCTCCTACTACTCGCGCTTTCCCTGCTGCTGGCCTCTTTGACGGCACCTATGCCGGCCGTCGCCGCCGAGCCGCACCTCGGCGGTGTGTTGGCGGCCCATCCACCCGTGGACCCTACCGCCCAGGCCGAGCTCCATGCCACCTTGGCGGCGGCAGCCGTCCCCTGGAAGGTGGTGTACGTGGTGGGTGAGGTGGACGGGCCCGATGGCCCCACCACCGCAGCCTACGTAGACGACGCCCGGACTCAGTCGGCCCAGTTGCGCCAGATGGGCATGACCGTGGTCGAGTTCTATCCGCCCAACAACCGCTGGGCCGACATCGTGGCCGCGGCCGCCGACGCCCGAGTGCTCATCTACGCCGGCCACGGGGTCGGCTGGGGCGGGGACCCCATGCTCGTGGGGGGAATGCGCCTCCGATCCGACGAGTCGGTGCACCCCGATCAGATCCGCTCCCAGCTTCGCATGGCACCTCCAGCAGTGGTCCTCCTGAACCACGTCTGCTACGCCGCCGGCACCTCCACCGAGGACGTGAACGGCACCGCTTACGAGGAGGCTCTCAGGCGGGTAGCGGAGTACTCCCAGCCCTTCCTGGAGGCGGGCCTGGCGGGCTACTACGCCAACTGGTACTACGGCTTCCCCTCCGCTCTGCTAGCCTCGCTGGCCTCCGGCATGACCTTGGGTGAGGCCTACGAGGCGTACCACGACTTCAGCCCGGCCACGGTGCAGCGCCTGCAGCACCCGCGGTCCGCGGGGGACGTCCTCTGGCTCGACTACGATGACTGGCCAGACTGGCCGGGGCTCCAGTACGATTACGCCTTCGCCGGCGACCCGGCCCTCACCCTGACGGAGACCGCGGCGCCCTCGCTGGTGCTGAGCCAGCAGGCCGTGGAGCTCTACGCTGTCCCCGGCGCCGACGCCGAGGTACTTCGCGTGCGCGTGGCCACCAGCGACGGGTCGCCGGCCGAGTGGACCGCCTGGGTGGACGGGGGCAGCGAGGGCTGGCTGACGCTAGACTCGGATCCGGCCCAGAAACAGCTGCTGCTCACCATCGAACCGCCCCGCCAGATGGGCACCTACAGCGCCGAGGTCATCGTACGGGCGGAGGAGGGACCTCTCGCCGGCCAGGAGACCCGCCTCCCAGTGAGGCTCATCGTGCAGCACCTGACGCTCATCCCCGTGCTCCACCGCTAGACCGCGGCCGGTCGCCCACCACGAGGAGCCGGGCCAGGGCCGGCGTAGCCACCTGAGCCCAAGCGCCAGACGTGCCGCCCGCTCCCTGCTCCGCCATGAGCGGCCGAGCTGAAGCCTGCGCAGCCCCCCTTCGTGGGCCGGGAACTGGCTCGGCCGGCCAAGAGCCCCCGCTCCCTGCCCTTTCGCTCCTGATCAGGGCGCCGGCTGAGGATGACCCCTGGGCCGGTCCTCCCGCCGACTCCGCCTTTCCAGCACGCCGGTCCGCCCGTGCGCCTGCGCCCGGTCCGGCAGCGTAACGCGCTCGTTCGGCCAGCTTCTCGCCACCTGCCACCCTTGACCAGACAGCCTGGACAGCCCGCCCCCTGACCGCTATGCTGGCAGCGGTTGGGCAATCTTGCCAGTTTGCCCTGGCATGTGACAGAGTTGGGCCGGAGTAGACAGTTATGGACTCGGGCCGGAGCACCGAGGATCCGCTCCCAGTTAGCCCACCCGGGGCCAGACCGGCGCCACGTGGGCGTCACCGACAGCCGCAAGCCCCCATCACCCCACCCAGCCAGATCAGGCCGGCCTAAGGTATCAGATCGAGCATGACCTGAATGTGAGGACATGATGACTGATGGCAGCGACAGTGTGAAGGTGAACTGGATCTGGGTGGCTTTGACCATCTTGATTACCGCCTGGGTCCTCTGGCTGATCTGGCCTCAGGGCCCGCAGCAGCTCACCATTCCCTATAGCATCTTCCTGAGAGAGGTCAGAGCCGGAAAGGTAGAACGGGTGCAGATCGTGGGAGACCGCATCAGCGGCGAGTTCACCTCTCCCGCGCCCGCCACCCTTGCCACCCCCTCTGCCCAAGAGGCCGGTCCCGACGTCCGTACTTTCACGCAATTCACCACCACGTACCCCGAGGCCGTGGGAGACCCGCAGCTGCTGCCTCTCCTGGAGCAACACGGCGTAGTGGTGGACACGGCTCCCGTCTCCGATTCCTGGCTCTTGCCGCTCCTCTCCCTGGCTTTCCCCTTCCTGCTGCTGGGGCTGGTCCTCTACCTTTCCCGCCGACGGGTCGGCCCCGGGATGTCCCAGTCTGGGATGTTCGACTTCATGAAGAGCCGTGCCCGCCGCTACGTGGACACCCAGAGCCGAGTCACCTTCGACTCCATCGCCGGGGCGGATGAGGCCAAGGAGAACCTGCAGCAGGTGGTGGACTTCCTCAAGAATCCCTCCCGCTACCACGACCTGGGCGCCAGGATACCCCGGGGAGTGCTGCTGGTGGGACCGCCCGGCACCGGCAAGACCCTCATGGCCCGCGCCGTCGCCGGGGAGGCCAACGTGCCCTTCTACAACATCAACGCCTCCGAGTTCGTGCAGATGTTCGTGGGCGTGGGCGCCGGGCGAGTCCGGGACCTCTTCGAGAAAGCCAAGGAGGCGGCTCCGTCTATCGTGTTCATAGACGAGCTGGATGCGGTGGGACGGCGCCGCGGGGCGGGAGTGGGCAACACCAACGACGAGCGCGAACAGACGCTCAACCAGTTGCTCAGCGAGATGGACGGCTTCGAGGCCCGCCAGGAAGTGATCGTCATGGCCGCCACCAACCGCCCGGACGTGCTAGACCCGGCGCTGCTGCGCCCGGGCCGCTTCGACCGCCAGGTAACCCTGGGACTGCCCGACCGCAAGGGCCGGGAGGACATTCTGCGCATACACGTCCGCCCCCTCCCCCTGGCAGACGATGTGGACCTCGAGCTGTTGGCCCGCTCCACCACCGGCATGAGCGGCGCCGACCTGGCCAACCTGGCCAACGAGGCCGCCCTGATCGCCGCCCGCAACCGCGAGAACCGGGTGACGGCGCGAGACTTCGCCGAGGCCCTCGACACCATTCAGCTGGGCGAGGTGCGCTCGCTCATGCTGGACGAGCGCCAGCGTCGCCTCATCGCCTACCACGAGGCGGGCCACGCTCTGGTAGCCTGGATGCTTCCCGGCACCGACCCGGTACAGAAGGTGACCATCATCCCCCGCGGCCGGGCCCTCGGAGTGACCCACCAGGTCCCCGAAGAGGATCAGTACAACCTGAGCCGGACCTACCTGCTCAACCGGCTGGCGGTCATGCTGGGCGGCCGGGCGGCCGAGGAAGTGGCCCTAAACGACCTCACCACCGGGGCCGAGAACGATCTCGCTCAGGCCTCGGCCCTGGCCCGAAGGATGGTGACTCGTTGGGGCATGAGCGAACTGGGCCCCATCTCCGTGGAGACCGACGAGACCCAACCCTTCCTGGGTTACGAGCTCACCCAGGGCCGAACCTACAGCGAGGACACCGCCCGGCTCATAGACCGCGAGATCCATCGTCTCCTGGAGGATGGCCATGCCCGCGCCCGGGCGATCCTGACCCGCGAACGGGATGATCTTGACCGGATGGTCGAGGCCCTGCTGGAAGAGGAAACCATCAGTATCACGCGCCTGACCGAGATACTGGGCCCACGGGCGGCGGCAGCGCCCGACACGCACCAGCCGACGGAGCGGGAAGTGGCTCCCCAACCAACTCCCCAACCGGCTCCAGGAGTGGCCTGAGCCCGGTACGTCCTCAAAGGAGCAATGAGGGGAGGCCACGGCCTCCCCTCTCCCTTTCGTTTGCCTCCCGGCCGAAGCGAGCGTCAGCCGGTGCGGCTGTAGCGCCCCACCAGTTGCGCCTGCGCCAGCACGCGGCCCTCCATCGCCTCGCGGAGCTCCTCCACCGATACCCCCGGCTCCAGACCCAGGAGGTCGTCCAAAGCGTAGAGGGTGAACACATAGCGGTGCTCCTCGCCCGCCGGTGGACAGGGCCCGATGTAGCCGACATTGCCGGCACCATTCCGGCCCTGCCTGAATCCGCCCGTATCCCATTCCTGGGGCACGCCGGCCGCCAGCGTGGTCACTTCGGGTGGGATGTCGTACGCCACCCAGTGAACGAACGTGCCTCGGGGAGCGTCCGGGTCCTCGAC of the Anaerolineae bacterium genome contains:
- the hflB gene encoding ATP-dependent zinc metalloprotease FtsH encodes the protein MMTDGSDSVKVNWIWVALTILITAWVLWLIWPQGPQQLTIPYSIFLREVRAGKVERVQIVGDRISGEFTSPAPATLATPSAQEAGPDVRTFTQFTTTYPEAVGDPQLLPLLEQHGVVVDTAPVSDSWLLPLLSLAFPFLLLGLVLYLSRRRVGPGMSQSGMFDFMKSRARRYVDTQSRVTFDSIAGADEAKENLQQVVDFLKNPSRYHDLGARIPRGVLLVGPPGTGKTLMARAVAGEANVPFYNINASEFVQMFVGVGAGRVRDLFEKAKEAAPSIVFIDELDAVGRRRGAGVGNTNDEREQTLNQLLSEMDGFEARQEVIVMAATNRPDVLDPALLRPGRFDRQVTLGLPDRKGREDILRIHVRPLPLADDVDLELLARSTTGMSGADLANLANEAALIAARNRENRVTARDFAEALDTIQLGEVRSLMLDERQRRLIAYHEAGHALVAWMLPGTDPVQKVTIIPRGRALGVTHQVPEEDQYNLSRTYLLNRLAVMLGGRAAEEVALNDLTTGAENDLAQASALARRMVTRWGMSELGPISVETDETQPFLGYELTQGRTYSEDTARLIDREIHRLLEDGHARARAILTRERDDLDRMVEALLEEETISITRLTEILGPRAAAAPDTHQPTEREVAPQPTPQPAPGVA
- the corA gene encoding magnesium/cobalt transporter CorA, giving the protein MMRSLYLSRDGVTLRELSIEQIEAALRDDGGTLWVDCENEPPEDCQLLLEKVFGFHPLAVDDALRESHVPKIDDWYRYLYIVLHAVAFDRVGGEHLDTLELDLFLGPGYLVTHHDEPISAVEHVWAALERDPQRLRSGVLYLTYRLVDDLVASYMPAVEAIEDVIEALEDEMFSNPEPHMLERIFVLKRSLLRLRRVLAPQREVLNHMARDDYAVIDSNSRVFFRDIYDHLVRLYDIGENLRDLVNGAIEIYLSAVNNRMNETMKTLTIITTLFMPISFLTGFFGMNFFQPVLDLDVWTGRVAFGLALAAIAFTPVGMYLWMRRRAWM
- a CDS encoding DegT/DnrJ/EryC1/StrS family aminotransferase: MDRLAVDGGSPYRTAEFPRRTPFGDEEVELVTRAIRSQNLFWSGGTMVNEFEKEFAGLYGVRHATASSSGTAAIHVAVGTIDPEPGDEIITGPITDAGSIVPIVYQNAIPIFADINSDYCMDPEDVERKITPRTKAIMAVHLFGNPCDMDAMTDIARRHGIFLIEDCSQAHLTEYKGRLLGTFGDIAAFSLQQSKHMTTGDGGVTITNRDDLAGRMAGFRDKGWARRPGWGPRTYLFLAPNYRMTELQGAVGLAQLPKVRAVVERRNQLGDYLTSLIGDLPGLDPAPVTPGGKHSYWLYPLRVKEGTAEEFARALSAEGVPAGAGYIGQPIFLCMEALAGKKTFGASGHPFDGCHGGRQIQYTAGMTPRAEEELQHMVTLSLNENYTRADIEDMAGAIRKVAEGLARRRQ
- a CDS encoding YbhB/YbcL family Raf kinase inhibitor-like protein is translated as MTGEAEAGVVSLVSSAFTEGGLIPSEFTCDGEGTSPMLQWTGAPEGTRSFALIVEDPDAPRGTFVHWVAYDIPPEVTTLAAGVPQEWDTGGFRQGRNGAGNVGYIGPCPPAGEEHRYVFTLYALDDLLGLEPGVSVEELREAMEGRVLAQAQLVGRYSRTG